In one window of Opitutus sp. GAS368 DNA:
- a CDS encoding xylose isomerase — MKTVSPPPRLYFCATLWSLVGHPNARREWSLARKMTAIQAAGFDGVAEMFRPELAPHLQRLGLDICGRVFSRDGRDVEGLLKIEAAGGAKYVNCMLGAHDTTPAAATRLIIRTVRIARKLGLSAHLESHRDTCTETPEKLAEIARLYRRKTGTLLPVTWDHSHPAVMKHMLPEDFSRRLLDQPRLIQQSRLFHCRPFGSQHCQIPVTNGRGKLTPEFRDYLAFAEDLFTVWLQGPAPRGELWVCPELGTTVGYHVSTNPPVWPDTIRCRKELLGAWRRAFRRTA, encoded by the coding sequence ATGAAAACTGTTTCACCCCCGCCCCGCCTCTATTTCTGCGCCACCCTTTGGTCGTTGGTCGGCCACCCCAACGCGCGGCGCGAGTGGTCGCTGGCACGCAAGATGACCGCCATCCAGGCCGCCGGCTTTGATGGTGTGGCGGAAATGTTTCGTCCCGAGCTGGCGCCTCACTTGCAGCGCCTTGGCTTGGATATCTGCGGCCGCGTCTTTTCCCGGGACGGGCGCGATGTCGAGGGCCTGCTGAAGATCGAGGCGGCCGGTGGCGCCAAATACGTCAACTGCATGCTGGGAGCGCACGACACGACCCCGGCCGCGGCCACGCGGCTGATCATCAGGACCGTGCGCATCGCCCGGAAACTCGGCCTGTCCGCGCATCTCGAGAGCCACCGGGACACTTGCACGGAAACCCCGGAGAAACTCGCTGAAATCGCCCGTCTCTATAGGAGAAAGACGGGGACCCTGCTACCCGTGACCTGGGACCACTCCCATCCCGCGGTGATGAAGCACATGCTGCCGGAGGATTTCTCCCGCCGGCTGCTGGACCAACCCCGCCTGATCCAGCAATCCCGGCTGTTTCACTGCCGGCCGTTTGGCAGCCAGCACTGCCAGATCCCGGTAACCAACGGCCGAGGAAAGCTGACTCCCGAGTTTCGCGACTACCTGGCGTTTGCCGAAGACCTTTTCACCGTCTGGCTGCAAGGCCCGGCGCCCCGGGGCGAACTCTGGGTCTGCCCCGAACTGGGCACGACCGTGGGATATCACGTCAGCACCAATCCGCCGGTGTGGCCCGACACGATTCGCTGTCGCAAGGAACTGCTTGGCGCTTGGAGACGTGCCTTCCGACGCACGGCGTAA
- a CDS encoding substrate-binding domain-containing protein: MWFVGAKVNNPSLNWFQDQLLQVQSADSSYGVDLRVLFSSHPGELPRNIANEQLDGLIVQGMEPSPECLAQLREIPHVWFMTRRSAAYPGDYVEPNNIENGCMAADYLHSRGHKSVAVISTDPDYSAIVRRNEAFVERATALGLAVHTILGQAKPGGTSYLEIAPVHSESSILVQRLLECTPKATGLYIPVDHFCGSFFRALRETGQRPGKDFEAVLGNYNPVIYHNLDHSPAAIDINLPMLVRKVVDHLLWRIDNPHAAGRIGIIVSPRLITPEASGSRAR; encoded by the coding sequence GTGTGGTTCGTCGGGGCCAAGGTCAACAATCCCAGCCTGAATTGGTTTCAGGACCAGTTGCTGCAGGTGCAGTCCGCCGATTCCAGCTATGGCGTCGACCTGCGCGTGCTCTTCTCCAGCCATCCCGGAGAGTTGCCCCGCAATATCGCGAACGAGCAACTTGATGGACTGATCGTCCAGGGCATGGAGCCGTCGCCCGAGTGCCTGGCCCAGCTGCGCGAGATCCCGCACGTCTGGTTCATGACCCGCCGGTCGGCCGCTTACCCGGGCGACTACGTCGAGCCCAACAATATCGAGAATGGCTGCATGGCGGCCGATTATCTTCATTCCCGCGGCCACAAGTCAGTCGCGGTCATCTCCACCGACCCGGACTACAGCGCCATTGTCCGCCGCAACGAGGCTTTCGTTGAGCGAGCCACCGCGCTCGGGCTCGCCGTGCATACGATTCTGGGCCAGGCCAAGCCCGGCGGCACGAGCTATCTGGAAATCGCACCGGTGCACAGCGAAAGCAGCATTCTCGTCCAACGCCTGCTGGAATGCACCCCCAAGGCCACCGGGCTCTATATTCCGGTGGATCATTTCTGCGGCTCCTTTTTCCGGGCCCTGCGGGAAACAGGCCAAAGGCCCGGCAAGGACTTTGAGGCCGTCCTGGGCAACTACAATCCGGTCATCTACCACAACCTCGACCACTCGCCCGCGGCGATCGACATCAACCTCCCCATGCTTGTCCGCAAGGTCGTGGATCACCTTCTCTGGCGCATCGACAATCCCCATGCGGCCGGACGCATCGGCATCATCGTCTCCCCGCGCTTGATCACCCCCGAAGCATCGGGCAGCCGCGCGCGGTAA
- a CDS encoding TonB-dependent receptor plug domain-containing protein — protein sequence MIPTNTPSTRRASKLLAVGLAALVTSSAALAQSADSDALRRLQDENATLRKRLAEIEAQSHPAAAASATPTSPVSAATSAARPATAAEPQDKETYALSPFEVKSGNDYGYLKTNAATATRIGMAIQNVPMNISVMSEDFLKDTGVQSITDILRYTSSGSPDSRFAMRVPGNSATPQGNFTLRGFTVNSLLRDGIFRYSAYNLDNVDRVEIVKGPAAVFFGQGYPGGVINYITKKPLFDKPIAAISYAVMSNAGQKVTVDYNAPMAENAAFRVVGAWADQKGFRTGEFHKNYNFTPSLTLNPFKSGKLHVNLELEHLTESYNANDSAWLYPQGWFDAYKNPSAALIAAAPASVSGAADPIAAYRARIFNSLGNYMADVRKAANDPGLPIYTQSVVSPYASYTDLNGNRVQDKHFNFTNSGAFSSNEVNTFTATVDFSPFSWLDARYVYTKDNDRFNNIFAQNAPNADGMTFNAASGGGGNGYYRRTQDHQIDVIVKADFLGIKNKFLFGGVYSQPFQQYMASIGAVYYAVPGYNYPANNPNNLPSPGSMVPVLQVLKDRNGNILTAQQVYSMWDPSVQIQPPVSKIYNINRNLLDGYRSTNTALYLNWQGTALKDDKLTMLGGYRREGSKGFGQNLTSNDPWFVVPNTAYLDQANYPPGVYNYSPSYAGDPQGFRTVYGDSWMGGVSYAITKEVSVYATVSKTFKLNTGSAGGYDTLGINNLLNDALTNNGGSFSYRGQTITSVAQGLAAIEADGANKPLNNESGKNFEVGVKTALWNNQLVTTFSLFRGIRQDQKLDDSNAQANVNEPFNYSTTMFAPTSPYYNTRNFRWRAVGVKNQITGTDFDITWTPNRNYQAVINGAYMWQAATIDNPLYAHPGSTAYNNAAVATQIFDSMYYGNRIENVPEYRLNVFNKYTFTTGAARGLSLALGARYSSKTVVSRSIDWNPDRGGFQAGNYCVFDGNISYPWEVLGYRMVSSLGVTNLTDKVYYEGNYAPADPRSWTLRTSVNF from the coding sequence ATGATACCTACCAATACCCCCTCCACGCGCCGCGCCAGCAAGTTGCTGGCCGTCGGCTTGGCGGCGCTGGTGACGAGTTCCGCTGCGCTTGCGCAGTCGGCCGACTCCGATGCCCTCCGCCGCCTCCAAGATGAGAACGCTACCCTGCGGAAGCGTCTCGCCGAAATCGAGGCGCAGAGCCATCCGGCTGCCGCCGCCTCTGCCACCCCGACCTCTCCCGTGTCCGCCGCCACCAGTGCGGCCCGCCCCGCCACCGCTGCGGAGCCCCAGGACAAGGAGACCTACGCCCTCTCGCCCTTCGAGGTGAAAAGCGGCAACGACTACGGCTACCTGAAGACCAACGCCGCCACCGCGACGCGCATCGGCATGGCCATTCAGAATGTGCCGATGAACATCTCGGTCATGAGCGAGGATTTCCTCAAGGACACCGGCGTCCAGTCCATCACCGACATCCTCCGCTACACTTCCTCCGGCTCGCCCGACTCGCGCTTCGCGATGCGGGTGCCCGGCAACTCCGCGACCCCGCAGGGCAACTTCACCCTCCGTGGCTTCACGGTCAACTCCCTGCTCCGCGACGGCATCTTCCGCTACTCGGCCTACAACCTCGACAACGTGGACCGCGTCGAGATCGTGAAGGGACCGGCGGCCGTCTTCTTCGGCCAGGGCTATCCCGGCGGTGTCATCAACTACATCACCAAAAAGCCCTTGTTCGACAAGCCGATTGCCGCGATCAGCTATGCGGTCATGTCCAACGCCGGCCAGAAGGTCACGGTGGACTACAACGCCCCGATGGCGGAAAACGCCGCCTTCCGCGTGGTCGGCGCCTGGGCCGACCAAAAGGGATTCCGCACCGGCGAGTTCCACAAGAACTACAACTTCACGCCATCGCTCACCCTCAATCCGTTCAAGAGCGGCAAGCTGCATGTCAATCTCGAGCTCGAGCATCTGACCGAGTCCTACAATGCCAACGACTCCGCCTGGCTCTATCCGCAAGGCTGGTTCGATGCCTATAAGAATCCCTCCGCCGCCCTGATCGCCGCCGCCCCCGCCTCGGTTTCCGGCGCCGCCGATCCGATCGCGGCCTATCGCGCCCGCATCTTCAACAGCCTCGGCAACTACATGGCTGACGTGCGCAAGGCGGCGAACGATCCCGGCCTGCCGATCTACACCCAGTCCGTGGTCTCGCCCTATGCCTCCTACACGGACCTGAACGGCAATCGCGTCCAAGACAAGCACTTCAACTTCACGAATTCGGGCGCCTTCTCTTCGAACGAAGTGAACACCTTCACGGCCACGGTCGATTTCTCGCCCTTCAGCTGGCTGGATGCCCGCTATGTTTACACGAAGGACAACGATCGCTTTAACAACATCTTCGCGCAAAACGCTCCCAACGCCGACGGCATGACCTTCAACGCCGCCAGTGGCGGCGGCGGCAACGGCTATTACCGCCGGACGCAGGACCATCAGATCGACGTCATCGTCAAGGCCGACTTCCTCGGCATCAAGAACAAGTTCCTCTTCGGCGGCGTCTACAGCCAGCCCTTCCAGCAATACATGGCCTCGATTGGCGCGGTCTACTACGCGGTTCCCGGCTACAACTATCCGGCCAACAACCCCAACAACCTGCCGTCCCCCGGCAGCATGGTCCCGGTGCTGCAAGTGTTGAAGGACCGCAACGGCAACATCCTCACCGCCCAGCAGGTCTACTCGATGTGGGATCCCTCCGTCCAAATCCAGCCCCCCGTCTCCAAGATCTACAACATCAACCGCAACCTGCTCGACGGCTATCGCTCCACCAACACGGCGCTCTACCTCAACTGGCAGGGCACGGCGCTCAAGGATGACAAGCTCACCATGCTCGGCGGTTATCGCCGCGAGGGCAGCAAGGGTTTCGGCCAGAACCTGACCTCCAACGATCCCTGGTTCGTCGTCCCCAATACGGCTTACCTCGACCAGGCGAATTATCCTCCGGGCGTTTACAACTACTCGCCGAGCTACGCCGGCGACCCGCAGGGCTTCCGCACCGTCTACGGTGACTCCTGGATGGGCGGCGTCTCCTACGCCATCACCAAGGAAGTCTCGGTTTACGCCACGGTGTCCAAGACCTTCAAGCTGAACACCGGCTCCGCCGGCGGCTACGACACCCTGGGGATCAACAACCTGCTGAATGACGCCTTGACCAACAACGGCGGCAGCTTCAGCTACCGCGGCCAGACGATCACCAGCGTCGCCCAAGGTCTCGCCGCCATCGAGGCGGATGGCGCCAACAAGCCGCTGAACAACGAGTCCGGCAAGAACTTCGAGGTCGGCGTCAAGACCGCGCTGTGGAACAACCAGCTCGTCACCACGTTCTCGCTGTTTCGCGGCATCCGCCAGGACCAGAAGCTCGATGACAGCAATGCGCAGGCCAATGTCAACGAGCCGTTCAACTACAGCACCACGATGTTCGCCCCCACCTCGCCCTACTACAACACGCGCAACTTCCGCTGGCGCGCCGTGGGGGTGAAAAACCAGATCACCGGCACCGACTTCGACATCACCTGGACGCCTAATCGCAACTACCAGGCCGTGATCAACGGCGCCTACATGTGGCAGGCGGCGACGATCGACAACCCGCTCTACGCCCACCCGGGCTCGACGGCCTACAACAACGCCGCGGTGGCGACCCAGATCTTCGACTCGATGTATTACGGCAACCGCATCGAGAACGTGCCGGAATACCGGTTGAACGTCTTCAACAAGTATACCTTCACCACCGGCGCGGCGCGCGGCCTCAGCCTTGCGCTCGGCGCCCGCTACTCCTCGAAGACTGTCGTCAGCCGCAGCATCGACTGGAACCCCGACCGCGGCGGCTTCCAGGCCGGCAACTACTGCGTGTTCGACGGCAACATTTCCTACCCGTGGGAAGTGCTCGGCTACAGGATGGTCTCGTCCCTGGGCGTCACCAACCTGACCGACAAGGTCTACTACGAGGGCAACTATGCCCCCGCCGATCCGCGCAGCTGGACCCTGCGCACGAGCGTCAACTTCTAA
- a CDS encoding GxGYxYP domain-containing protein has protein sequence MKPLLSALLVFGATAGLAADSSLIERLAPKKVAHAPAAATIVPLSENWRMDGDVPVHALLISLQGLANRDYPRLYLEYPKSWQWEIVRPLETFLEKRHGVKFDRLGLDDADDALGRFAQYAKGVVVWDKSVRSSLIVAFTIAGVEDLVTVTEDQLPLAAKHGLKPIVDLRGRFTGQTDAQIYQWAYDHYFERCSRDYYVVMGGHAGPEMQPGVADFGIRQRAFFSDLSSNPKDPEELALLNKILGRQNIPSVVLGWHSYGKDTEGSHTSLVGRYGLIMEGLHNLPNVSFTSQIPLTPDFKFTNNHHVQPAETRPAEKKVYVAAVATDAMGIGAWTKPGRGQIPYTWQVLMNWAWMNPPALQYFYEDKSPNDYFIGGLSGPGYMYPKAIPAGKWPALTAVGRDLMKRLDLRVLEIMDYSEGNRHLGNTDLPKEVVDRYYAQYPDAIGFINGYGTARTFDLRDGRPLISYDYYLDVQRPVDEAAADLEELIQLNPQRPYFLLLHVRESNTVEKVSQILGSLSEPVEVVPLDVFLKLAASAKTYRTNFEQPTDPVDRNP, from the coding sequence ATGAAACCCCTTCTCTCCGCCCTGCTCGTCTTCGGCGCCACCGCCGGCCTCGCCGCCGACTCCTCGCTCATCGAGCGCCTCGCCCCCAAGAAGGTCGCCCACGCCCCGGCCGCCGCGACTATCGTCCCGCTCTCCGAGAACTGGCGCATGGACGGCGATGTGCCGGTCCATGCCTTGCTCATCTCTCTCCAGGGTCTGGCCAACCGCGACTACCCCCGCCTCTACCTCGAGTATCCGAAAAGCTGGCAGTGGGAGATCGTCCGCCCGCTCGAGACCTTCCTCGAAAAGCGCCACGGGGTTAAGTTCGACCGCCTCGGCCTGGACGACGCTGACGACGCGCTCGGCCGCTTTGCCCAATACGCCAAGGGCGTCGTCGTCTGGGACAAGTCCGTTCGCTCCTCCCTCATCGTCGCTTTCACGATCGCCGGCGTCGAGGACCTCGTGACCGTCACCGAGGACCAGCTCCCGCTCGCCGCCAAGCACGGCCTGAAGCCCATCGTCGACCTCCGCGGCCGATTCACCGGGCAGACCGACGCGCAGATCTACCAATGGGCCTACGACCACTATTTCGAGCGCTGCTCGCGCGACTACTACGTCGTCATGGGCGGCCACGCGGGCCCCGAGATGCAGCCGGGCGTCGCCGACTTCGGCATCCGCCAGCGCGCGTTCTTCTCCGATCTCTCCTCCAACCCCAAGGACCCGGAGGAACTTGCCCTGCTCAACAAAATCCTCGGCCGCCAGAACATCCCGAGCGTCGTCCTCGGCTGGCATTCCTACGGCAAGGACACCGAGGGGTCGCACACTTCGCTCGTCGGCCGCTACGGCCTCATCATGGAGGGCCTGCACAACCTCCCCAACGTCTCCTTCACCTCGCAGATCCCGCTGACGCCCGACTTCAAGTTCACCAACAACCATCACGTGCAGCCGGCCGAGACGCGCCCGGCGGAGAAGAAGGTCTACGTCGCGGCCGTCGCCACCGACGCCATGGGCATCGGCGCCTGGACCAAACCCGGCCGCGGCCAGATCCCCTACACCTGGCAGGTGCTCATGAACTGGGCCTGGATGAATCCACCCGCCCTCCAGTATTTCTACGAGGACAAGTCCCCCAACGACTACTTTATCGGCGGCCTCTCCGGCCCCGGCTACATGTATCCCAAGGCCATCCCCGCCGGGAAATGGCCCGCACTCACCGCCGTCGGCCGCGACCTCATGAAGCGCCTCGATCTCCGCGTGCTCGAGATCATGGATTACTCCGAGGGCAACCGCCACCTCGGCAACACCGACCTGCCGAAGGAGGTCGTGGACCGCTACTACGCGCAATATCCCGACGCCATCGGCTTCATCAACGGCTACGGCACCGCCCGCACCTTCGACCTCCGCGACGGCCGTCCCCTTATCAGCTACGACTATTATCTCGACGTGCAGCGCCCCGTCGACGAAGCCGCCGCCGACCTCGAGGAACTCATCCAGCTCAACCCGCAGCGCCCCTACTTCCTCCTGCTCCACGTCCGCGAGTCCAACACCGTCGAGAAGGTCTCGCAGATTCTCGGCAGTCTCAGTGAACCGGTCGAGGTCGTCCCGCTCGACGTCTTCCTCAAGCTTGCCGCCAGCGCCAAGACCTACCGGACCAACTTCGAGCAGCCGACCGATCCGGTGGACCGGAATCCGTAA